The stretch of DNA TTGGGTCCCACTACGCCTTAGTGCAGTACGGCAAGATGGGCGAGCCCATCGCTCCGGAAGACTTACGCCCAGGCGACTTTGTCAACATCTCCTGGCGGAGTGGGCTCGGCCACTCAGTCATCTTCCTCGGCTGGGCAAAAGTCAAGGGGGACAAGAAGATGCTCTACTGGTCCAGCCAGCGCGCCACCAACGGCTACGGCGATCAGCTCGTCTCGCTGAAAAGAATCAAGAACATCAAAGCCGTGAGACTGACCAAACCGGAAGGTGTTTTCTCCTTCGATCCGGCCACGCCGGTGGACATCAACATCAGGGGCGACCGGATAGGGTGGTAGGTCAGAGCGCACGTCACTCACGACTTGGAAAGGATCGGCGTCTCTCGCCCATGGAGATGATCAGAGTAGACGAGCTCACCAAGAGGTTCAAGAGCCTCACAGCGGTGGACAGGGTGAGCTTTGCAGTGGAAGAGGGGGAGCTGTTTGGCCTCCTGGGTCCTAACGGTGCCGGCAAGACGACGCTCATGCGCATGCTGACCACACTGTTGCAGCCCACCTCCGGCACCGCCTCTGTAGCCGGGTTCGAGGTGACCAAGGCGCGCAATCAGGTGCGGGCATGCATCGGCATTGTGTTCCAGGAACCGGCGCTGGACCGCCAGCTTACCGGCCGCGAGAACCTCGACTTCCATGCTCGCATGTACGGGTTGAGCAAGTCCGAGCGGCGGGCCCGGATCGCAGAGGTGCTGGAACTGGTGGAGCTGACCGAGCGAGCAGACGATCTGGTTGAGCACTACTCCGGAGGCATGCAACGCCGCCTGGAGATAGCGCGCGGGCTCATCAACTGTCCCAAGGTGCTCTTCTTGGATGAGCCTACCCTGGGTTTAGATACCCAGACGCGCCGCAAGATTTGGGATTACATCCGCACCATGAATCGCCAACGCGGCACCACCATCGTGCTCACCACCCACTACATGGAAGAGGCGGACGCCCTGTGCGACCGCGTGGGAATCATGGACCTGGGCAGGATCGTGGCCCTGGACACGCCGAAACGACTCAAGGACCTCATCGGGGCTGATGTGGTGACGTTGGAGGTGGAGTCCGGCGACTGCCAGCCACTCCGTGAGCTCCCCTGGGTGCAGTCGACGGTGACCCATG from Calditrichota bacterium encodes:
- a CDS encoding ATP-binding cassette domain-containing protein, coding for MEMIRVDELTKRFKSLTAVDRVSFAVEEGELFGLLGPNGAGKTTLMRMLTTLLQPTSGTASVAGFEVTKARNQVRACIGIVFQEPALDRQLTGRENLDFHARMYGLSKSERRARIAEVLELVELTERADDLVEHYSGGMQRRLEIARGLINCPKVLFLDEPTLGLDTQTRRKIWDYIRTMNRQRGTTIVLTTHYMEEADALCDRVGIMDLGRIVALDTPKRLKDLIGADVVTLEVESGDCQPLRELPWVQSTVTHDDHLTLTLNNGERRIPLLLEVAHRHGIKIKSVELHKPSLEDVFLRFTGATIRDRHAAENHRHWRPRRP